The Anabaena sp. PCC 7108 region AAAACAACTTGATCAAACGGCGTAAAAATAGCCCTACAACAGAACCAGTCGTAACAGCCCAACTGAACTCACGGACTTGAGGGGGCGACAAAGAAATGAAAAAGGTTGCTATAAAAGCATCATAGCCGTCAAACCCCGTTGATAAAATGCCTGCTTATTCTCAACTTTAGCCATCATTTCATCATAATAAATATTTTTTATAAAATTAGCTAAATATCTTGTATTGATGTAACAATATTTATGCAAGCATTATGTTATGTGCTAAGTTGTATCCTAACTTGATATATTACGGTAATCATGGGCTTTTTACTGAGAATATTCGGCTTCGGTTTGCTCATATTGGGTATCTACATTGTTGGACAAAACATCATTTTCACAACCAACGTTTATCCTTACTGGTGGAGAGGAATAGCTGCGGACACATCCATACTTGCACTAACAATAGGAGTGATGATATTAATATTCTTCCCCAGCAGCATGAAAAATCTCGGCTGGATACCCATTATTACTGGGATTATTTTTGTTTTTATGAGTAGTCGAGCTATCCTTAATCCTATGAGCCTCTGGCAATTTTTTCTATCATTAATGTTAATGTCAGGAGGCTATAAAATGTTCATCACCGGACGCTTACCTATGTAAAAATATCCAAATTATGACAATTAAAATCCTGTTCATCCTCAAATCCTGGACATCCTGATTCAGACAATGATTTAAAAACAACAAAAAAACGCCCCCCGTGAGGAGAGCGTTTCTTATTTAACTAGGCTTTACTTATTAACCGTTGATTGCAGGTGCGGTTAGAGCAACAGGAGCAACATCACCAGCAGCCAAATCTAGAGGGAAGTTGTGAGCATTACGCTCGTGCATTACTTCCATACCCAAGTTAGCGCGGTTGATTACGTCAGCCCATGTACCAATCACACGACCTTGAGAATCAATGATTGATTGGTTGAAGTTGAATCCGTTCAAGTTGAAAGCCATTGTGCTGACACCTAAAGCGGTGAACCAGATTCCCACTACTGGCCATGCAGCCAAGAAGAAGTGAAGTGAACGGCTGTTGTTGAAGGAAGCGTATTGGAAAATCAAGCGACCGAAGTAACCGTGTGCTGCAACGATGTTGTAGGTTTCTTCTTCTTGACCGAACTTGTAACCGTAGTTTTGTGATTCGGTTTCGGTTGTTTCACGAACCAAGGAAGATGTAACCAAAGAACCGTGCATTGCAGAGAATAAGGAACCACCGAATACACCAGCTACTCCCAACATATGGAAGGGGTGCATTAAGATGTTGTGTTCAGCTTGGAACACGATCATGAAGTTGAAGGTTCCAGAGATACCCAAAGGCATACCATCGGAGAATGAACCTTGACCGATTGGGTAGATCAAGAATACTGCGGTTGCTGCTGCTACAGGAGCGGAGAATGCAACACAGATCCAAGGACGCATACCTAAGCGGTAAGAAAGTTCCCATTCACGACCGAGGTAGCAAGCTACGCCGATTAAGAAGTGGAATACTACCAATTGGTAAGGACCACCGTTATACAACCACTCATCTAAGGAAGCTGCTTCCCAGATTGGGTAGAAGTGTAAACCGATTGCGTTAGAGGAAGGAACAACTGCACCAGAGATGATGTTGTTTCCGTACATTAAGGAACCTGCAACTGGCTCACGGATACCGTCGATGTCAACGGGAGGCGCAGCGATGAAGGCGATGATGAAGCAGGTGGTAGCAGCTAACAGGGTGGGGATCATCAAGACTCCAAACCAACCGATGTAGATGCGGTTTTCGGTGCTGGTGATCCATTCGCAGAATCTATCCCAGACGTTAGCGGTTGAACGCTGTTGAATGGCTGTGGTCATGTGTTTATAATTGCGTTTGAGTTATGTATGTTTTGGTAGGTGTTTCTACCTCATGCATTTATATTAGGACGTTTATTGAGATTTGTAAAGGGGTTTTCGTATTATTTTTTAATAAACTAGAAAAATAGAATGATAACGTAAACACAGCAAGGGTTTTAGGCGTTGACTGTTTTGTAACAATTTCGCTAATAATTTTCTTGTAGGGTGGGTATAGCTACGCTAAAGCGCAAAAAGTACGCCATCAGCCACATCAAATACTGGCAATAGAAACCATTGGTGCGTTAGCTTTTGGCATAACACTCTCCACAAA contains the following coding sequences:
- the psbA gene encoding photosystem II q(b) protein, coding for MTTAIQQRSTANVWDRFCEWITSTENRIYIGWFGVLMIPTLLAATTCFIIAFIAAPPVDIDGIREPVAGSLMYGNNIISGAVVPSSNAIGLHFYPIWEAASLDEWLYNGGPYQLVVFHFLIGVACYLGREWELSYRLGMRPWICVAFSAPVAAATAVFLIYPIGQGSFSDGMPLGISGTFNFMIVFQAEHNILMHPFHMLGVAGVFGGSLFSAMHGSLVTSSLVRETTETESQNYGYKFGQEEETYNIVAAHGYFGRLIFQYASFNNSRSLHFFLAAWPVVGIWFTALGVSTMAFNLNGFNFNQSIIDSQGRVIGTWADVINRANLGMEVMHERNAHNFPLDLAAGDVAPVALTAPAING